In Aythya fuligula isolate bAytFul2 chromosome 14, bAytFul2.pri, whole genome shotgun sequence, the following proteins share a genomic window:
- the SOWAHA gene encoding ankyrin repeat domain-containing protein SOWAHA: MSYNPRGGLAPPGGAGGGAPSTCGDCGMAELALSPAAVLGFLRERGGWVRNAELRGAFRPLLEAAGDAAERAERRELFKRSVNAVATVKERDGAKFVVLKRHLRLPPPPGGVPMDGGGTPPQGRLSPSPPEELPSPRAVSELRGIFQRSGGGGVPLPAGGSGSRREPVPKPCMLPVRCVPSPAAAPEQPKEPGAALSPLPEEDEAGCRSPNLRRVSKTLRASEEPAAVPLEEAEHRWLVMAAEGQWSQQLHGLLLGDASLAARRDFISGFTALHWAAKNGNCDMVRNIIEVAQKEGTHVDVDARSHGGYTALHLAAMHGQETVISMLVRSYHAKTDLRDYSGKKPHQCLREGASIAIRRLLGDPSLEITGGSSLPMKKSTKIAASILSSTSTFLGVISDDMAFYDLTKGLRKPSSLNKLLAATTGPRRKPKTRGGFPSYCSLSEVVEEEEQEEVVVKRRPVSELFFGH; encoded by the exons ATGAGCTATAATCCTAGG GGCGGCCTCGCTCCGCCTGGGGGGGCCGGTGGCGGAGCCCCGTCCACCTGTGGCGACTGCGGGATGGCGGAGCTCGCCCTCAGCCCCGCCGCCGTGCTGGGCTTCCTGCGGGAGCGCGGCGGGTGGGTGCGCAACGCCGAGCTACGGGGAGCCTTCCGCCCGCTGCTGGAGGCCGCCGGGGACGCGGCGGAGCGGGCGGAGCGCCGGGAGCTCTTCAAGCGCTCGGTCAACGCCGTGGCCACGGTGAAGGAGCGCGACGGCGCCAAGTTCGTCGTCCTCAAGAGGCACCTGCGGCTCCCACCGCCGCCCGGGGGCGTCCCGATGGACGGCGGCGGGACCCCGCCTCAGGGGAGGCTCTCGCCGTCGCCCCCCGAGGAGCT GCCGTCGCCCCGTGCCGTGTCCGAGCTCCGTGGCATCTTCCAGAGGAGCGGCGGTGGCGGGGTGCCCCTGCCCGCCGGCGGGTCCGGGAGCCGTCGGGAGCCGGTGCCCAAGCCCTGCATGCTGCCCGTGCGCTGCGTGCCGTCGCCAGCCGCTGCCCCAGAGCAGCCCAAGGAGCCCGGAGCCGCCTTGTCACCCTTGCCGGAGGAGGACGAGGCCGGGTGCCGCTCGCCCAACCTGCGGCGGGTCTCCAAGACGCTGCGGGCCAGCGAGGAGCCGGCGGCGGTGCCACTGGAGGAGGCCGAGCACCGCTGGCTGGTGATGGCGGCCGAGGGGCAGTGGTCCCAGCAGCTCcacgggctgctgctgggcgaCGCCAGCCTGGCGGCCCGGCGGGACTTCATCTCGGGCTTCACCGCCCTGCACTGGGCCGCCAAGAACGGCAACTGCGACATGGTGAGGAACATCATCGAGGTGGCGCAGAAGGAGGGCACGCACGTCGACGTGGACGCCAGGTCGCACGGCGGCTACACGGCGCTCCACCTCGCCGCCATGCACGGCCAGGAGACCGTCATCAGCATGCTGGTCCGCAGCTACCACGCCAAGACCGACCTGAGGGACTACAGCGGGAAGAAGCCGCACCAGTGCTTGAGGGAAGGGGCCTCCATTGCCATCAGGCGCTTGCTGGGGGACCCCAGCCTCGAAATCACTGGGGGATCCTCCCTGCCCATGAAGAAGAGCACCAAGATCGCTGCTTCCATCCTGAGCTCCACCAGCACGTTCCTGGGGGTCATATCCGATGACATGGCTTTCTATGACCTCACCAAAGGCTTGAGGAAGCCTTCGTCACTGAACAAGCTCCTGGCTGCCACGACAGGCCCGAGGAGGAAGCCAAAGACCAGAGGGGGCTTCCCTTCGTATTGTTCCCTCTctgaggtggtggaggaggaggagcaagAAGAGGTCGTTGTGAAACGCCGGCCGGTCTCCGAGCTGTTCTTTGGCCACTAG